From the genome of Vulpes lagopus strain Blue_001 chromosome 2, ASM1834538v1, whole genome shotgun sequence, one region includes:
- the MPC1 gene encoding mitochondrial pyruvate carrier 1 isoform X2, translating to MKKSPEIISGRMTFALCCYSLTFMRFAYKVQPRNWLLFACHATNEVAQLIQGGRLIKHEMSKKASA from the exons ATGAAAAAGTCTCCAGAGATTATCAGTGGGCGGATGACCTTTG CCCTCTGTTGTTACTCCTTGACATTCATGAGATTTGCCTACAAGGTCCAGCCTCGAAACTGGCTTCTGTTTGCATGCCATGCCACAAATGAAGTAGCCCAGCTCATTCAGGGAGGACGCCTTATCAAACATGA GATGAGTAAAAAGGCATCAGCATAA